The Antedon mediterranea chromosome 7, ecAntMedi1.1, whole genome shotgun sequence genome has a segment encoding these proteins:
- the LOC140055765 gene encoding tubulin alpha-1D chain-like produces MRECISVHVGQAGVQIGNACWELYCLEHGIQPDGQMPSDKTIGGGDDSFSTFFSETGAGKHVPRAVFVDLEPSVVDEVRTGTYRQLFHPEQLITGKEDAANNYARGHYTVGKEHIDIVLDRVRKLADQCTGLQGFLIFHSFGGGTGSGFTSLLMERLSVDYGKKSKLEFAIYPAPQIATAVVEPYNSILTTHTTLEHSDCAFMVDNEAIYDICRRNLDIERPTYTNLNRLIGQIVSSITASLRFDGALNVDLTEFQTNLVPYPRIHFPLATYAPVISAEKAYHEQLTVAEITNACFEPANQLVKCDPRHGKYMACCLLYRGDVVPKDVNAAIATIKTKRTIQFVDWCPTGFKVGINYQPPTVVPGGDLAKVQRAVCMLSNTTAIAEAWARLDHKFDLMYAKRAFVHWYVGEGMEEGEFSEAREDLAALEKDYEEVGVDSVEEGEEEEGDEY; encoded by the exons CGTGAATGTATCTCTGTCCATGTCGGTCAAGCCGGTGTCCAGATTGGTAATGCATGCTGGGAGTTGTACTGCTTGGAGCACGGTATCCAACCTGATGGTCAGATGCCAAGTGACAAGACCATCGGAGGTGGTGATGATTCCTTCAGCACCTTCTTCAGTGAGACTGGTGCTGGCAAACATGTACCACGTGCAGTTTTTGTTGATTTAGAGCCAAGTGTAGTTG ATGAGGTGAGAACTGGTACCTACCGTCAACTCTTCCATCCAGAACAACTCATCACTGGCAAAGAAGATGCTGCCAACAACTACGCTAGAGGTCATTATACTGTTGGCAAAGAACATATTGATATTGTTCTTGACAGAGTTCGTAAATTAGCAGACCAGTGTACTGGTCTTCAAGGATTTCTGATCTTCCACAGCTTTGGTGGTGGTACTGGATCCGGATTCACCTCTCTTCTGATGGAACGTCTTTCTGTTGATTATGGCAAGAAATCCAAGCTCGAGTTTGCCATTTATCCTGCTCCACAGATTGCTACTGCTGTCGTTGAACCATACAACTCTATCCTGACAACCCACACAACCCTCGAACATTCGGACTGTGCATTCATGGTTGACAATGAAGCCATCTACGATATTTGTCGACGAAACCTTGACATCGAAAGACCAACTTACACCAACCTGAACAGATTGATTGGCCAGATTGTTTCTTCAATCACTGCGTCTCTTCGATTTGACGGTGCATTGAACGTAGACTTGACAGAGTTCCAAACCAACTTGGTACCATACCCACGTATTCACTTTCCTCTTGCTACATACGCCCCAGTCATCTCAGCCGAGAAGGCGTACCATGAACAGTTGACCGTTGCAGAAATCACCAATGCCTGCTTTGAGCCTGCCAACCAACTTGTTAAATGTGATCCACGTCACGGTAAATACATGGCTTGCTGTCTCTTGTACCGAGGTGACGTCGTGCCAAAGGATGTCAATGCGGCCATTGCTACCATCAAGACAAAGAGAACAATCCAGTTTGTCGACTGGTGTCCAACTGGTTTTAAAGTCGGAATCAACTACCAACCACCAACTGTGGTACCAGGAGGTGACTTGGCCAAGGTACAACGTGCCGTGTGTATGTTGAGCAACACCACAGCTATCGCCGAGGCATGGGCTCGTCTTGATCACAAGTTCGATCTGATGTACGCTAAGCGTGCTTTCGTACATTGGTACGTTGGTGAAGGTATGGAAGAAGGAGAGTTCTCGGAAGCTCGTGAAGATCTGGCAGCCCTGGAGAAGGACTACGAAGAGGTCGGTGTTGACTCTGTAGAAGAAGGCGAGGAAGAAGAAGGCGACGAATATTAA
- the LOC140053975 gene encoding tubulin alpha-1A chain-like: MRECISIHVGQAGVQMGNACWELYCLEHGIQPDGQMPSDKTLGGGDDSFNTFFSETGAGKHVPRAVFVDLEPTVIDEIRTGTYRQLFHPEQMITGKEDAANNYARGHYTVGKEHIDQVLDRVRKLSDQCTGLQGFLIFHSFGGGTGSGFTSLLMERLSVDYGKKSKLEFAIYPAPQIASAVVEPYNSILTTHTTLEHSDCAFMVDNEAIYDICRRNLDIERPTYTNLNRLIGQIVSSITASLRFDGALNVDLTEFQTNLVPYPRIHFPLATYAPVISAEKAYHEQLTVAEVTNACFEPANQLVKCDPRHGKYMACCLLYRGDVVPKDVNAAIATIKTKRTIQFVDWCPTGFKVGINYQPPTVVPGGDLAKVQRAVCMLSNTTAIAEAWARLDHKFDLMYAKRAFVHWYVGEGMEEGEFSEAREDLAALEKDYEEVGVDSAEEGEEDDEEY; this comes from the exons ATG cgTGAGTGTATTTCTATCCATGTCGGTCAAGCCGGTGTCCAGATGGGCAATGCCTGCTGGGAGTTGTACTGTTTGGAGCACGGTATCCAACCTGATGGTCAGATGCCAAGTGACAAGACACTCGGAGGTGGTGACGACTCCTTCAACACCTTCTTCAGTGAGACCGGTGCTGGAAAACACGTCCCTCGTGCCGTGTTCGTAGATCTTGAACCAACTGTTATCGACGAGATTCGAACCGGTACCTACCGCCAGCTATTCCACCCAGAACAAATGATCACCGGCAAGGAAGATGCTGCCAACAACTACGCCAGAGGTCACTACACCGTTGGTAAGGAACACATCGATCAGGTTCTTGATAGAGTCAGAAAACTTTCTGATCAATGTACCGGTCTTCAAGGATTCCTGATCTTCCATAGCTTCGGTGGTGGCACTGGATCTGGATTCACTTCTCTTTTGATGGAACGTCTGTCTGTCGATTATGGCAAGAAATCTAAACTTGAGTTCGCCATCTACCCAGCACCTCAAATTGCTTCCGCAGTCGTCGAGCCATATAACTCTATTTTGACAACCCATACAACCCTTGAACATTCCGACTGTGCCTTTATGGTTGACAATGAAGCCATCTACGACATTTGTCGACGAAACCTTGACATCGAAAGACCAACTTACACCAACCTGAACAGATTGATTGGCCAAATTGTATCTTCAATCACTGCATCTCTTCGGTTTGACGGTGCATTGAACGTGGACTTGACTGAGTTCCAGACTAACTTGGTACCATACCCACGTATTCACTTTCCTCTTGCTACATACGCCCCAGTCATCTCAGCTGAGAAAGCTTATCACGAACAACTGACCGTTGCTGAAGTTACCAATGCCTGCTTTGAGCCTGCCAACCAACTTGTAAAATGTGATCCGCGTCACGGTAAATACATGGCTTGCTGTCTGCTGTACCGAGGTGACGTCGTACCAAAAGATGTCAATGCAGCTATTGCTACCATCAAGACCAAGAGAACCATCCAATTCGTCGACTGGTGTCCAACAGGTTTCAAGGTCGGTATCAACTACCAACCACCAACTGTGGTACCAGGAGGTGACTTGGCCAAGGTACAACGTGCCGTGTGTATGTTGAGCAACACCACAGCCATCGCCGAGGCATGGGCTCGTCTTGATCACAAGTTCGATCTGATGTACGCTAAGCGTGCCTTTGTACATTGGTACGTTGGTGAGGGTATGGAGGAAGGAGAGTTCTCCGAAGCTCGTGAAGATCTGGCAGCCCTGGAGAAGGACTACGAAGAGGTCGGCGTGGACTCTGCCGAAGAGGGtgaagaagatgatgaagaaTATTAA
- the LOC140054075 gene encoding tubulin alpha-1A chain-like: MRECISIHVGQAGVQMGNACWELYCLEHGIQPDGQMPSDKTIGGGDDSFNTFFSETGSGKHVPRAVFIDLEPTVVDEIRTGTYRQLFHPEQLITGKEDAANNYARGHYTVGKEHIDQVVDRIRKLANSCSGLQGFLIFHSFGGGTGSGFTSLLMERLSIDYGKKSKLEFAVYPAPQISSAVVEPYNSILTTHTTLEHSDCAFMVDNEAIYDICRRNLDIERPTYTNLNRLIGQIVSSVTASLRFDGALNVDLTEFQTNLVPYPRIHFPLVTYAPVISPEKAYHEQLSVADMTTACFEPANQLVKCDPRHGKYMACCLLYRGDVVPKDVNAAIANIKTKRTIQFVDWCPTGFKVGINYQPPTVVPGGDLAKVQRAVCMLSNTTAIAEAWARLDHKFDLMYAKRAFVHWYVGEGMEEGEFSEAREDLAALEKDYEEVGLDSADDDGEEEDEEY, from the exons atg cGTGAGTGTATTTCTATCCATGTCGGTCAAGCCGGTGTCCAGATGGGCAATGCCTGCTGGGAGTTGTACTGCTTGGAGCACGGTATCCAACCTGATGGTCAGATGCCAAGTGACAAGACCATCGGGGGAGGTGATGATTCCTTCAACACATTCTTCAGTGAGACTGGTTCTGGCAAGCACGTTCCTCGTGCTGTATTCATCGATCTTGAACCAACTGTTGTTGATGAAATCCGAACAGGAACCTACCGTCAGCTCTTCCATCCAGAGCAATTAATTACTGGTAAAGAAGATGCTGCCAATAACTACGCAAGAGGTCACTACACAGTTGGAAAAGAACACATTGATCAGGTAGTCGATAGGATCCGCAAACTGGCAAATTCGTGCTCTGGTCTTCAAGGATTCCTGATCTTCCACAGCTTCGGTGGTGGAACTGGATCTGGTTTCACCTCTCTGCTAATGGAACGTCTATCTATTGATTACGGAAAGAAATCGAAGCTTGAATTCGCCGTCTACCCAGCACCTCAGATTTCCTCTGCAGTAGTAGAACCATACAACTCAATTCTGACAACTCACACAACTCTTGAGCATTCCGATTGCGCATTCATGGTTGACAATGAAGCCATCTACGACATCTGTCGACGGAACCTTGACATCGAAAGACCAACTTACACCAACCTGAACCGTTTGATTGGCCAAATTGTCTCATCCGTGACTGCTTCTCTTCGATTTGATGGTGCATTGAATGTAGACTTGACAGAATTTCAGACCAACTTGGTGCCCTACCCACGTATTCACTTCCCACTCGTTACGTACGCTCCAGTAATATCACCAGAAAAAGCGTATCATGAGCAACTTTCTGTGGCTGACATGACCACTGCTTGCTTCGAACCTGCCAACCAACTTGTTAAATGTGATCCACGTCACGGCAAATACATGGCTTGCTGTCTGTTATACCGTGGAGATGTCGTACCAAAAGATGTCAACGCAGCCATTGCCAACATCAAGACTAAACGAACAATCCAGTTCGTCGACTGGTGTCCAACTGGTTTTAAAGTCGGTATCAACTACCAACCACCAACTGTGGTACCAGGAGGTGACTTGGCCAAGGTACAACGTGCCGTGTGTATGTTGAGCAATACCACAGCCATCGCTGAGGCATGGGCTCGTCTTGATCACAAGTTCGATCTGATGTACGCCAAGCGTGCTTTCGTACATTGGTACGTAGGCGAGGGCATGGAGGAAGGAGAGTTCTCTGAAGCTCGTGAAGATCTGGCAGCTCTGGAGAAGGATTATGAAGAGGTCGGACTCGATTCTGCTGATGATGATGGCGAAGAAGAGGATGAAGAATATTAA
- the LOC140055720 gene encoding acetyl-CoA acetyltransferase, cytosolic-like yields MGDHQVVIVSAVRTPIGNLNGALSSLLGHKIGSIAIKEALKRAEVKEHEVSEVIIGQVLTGGQGQNPARQASKGAGLPDEVPACGVSMVCGSGLRAVVLGVQAILCNDAEVVVAGGQESMSQAMHTVHMRNGTKFGDASLKDSLLSDGLIDAFHSYHMGITAENVASKWGISRQEQDEFALNSQLKAETAQQNGYFNNEMTTVTISSRKGDVIVDKDEFPRPGCTLEGFSKLKPAFVKDGTGTVTAGNASGINDGASAVILMSERNAKRRGQRALARVVSWAQAGVDPSIMGTGPIPAIKKAISKANWDLSSVDLFELNEAFAAQSIAVIRDLALDPAKVNICGGAIALGHPIGTSGARILVTLVHQLKRTNKKRGVAALCIGGGMGIAMCVEAL; encoded by the exons ATGGGCGATCATCAAGTTGTAATTGTGTCAGCCGTAAGAACACCAATTG GTAATCTGAATGGTGCTCTTTCAAGTTTACTTGGGCACAAGATTGGAAGTATTGCCATAAAAGAAGCTCTGAAGAGGGCAGAGGTCAAAGAGCATGAAGTATCTGAGGTCATCATAGGTCAAGTGTTGACAGGGGGTCAAGGACAGAATCCTGCCAGGCAAGCAAGTAAGGGAGCAGGGCTACCAGATGAAGTACCAGCGTGCGGAGTTAGTATGGTTTGTGGGTCTGGGTTGAGGGCAGTAGTGTTAGGGGTGCAGGCTATTCTGTGTAACGATGCGGAGGTTGTAGTGGCTGGAGGTCAAGAGAGCATGAGTCAG gCAATGCATACTGTTCACATGAGAAATGGTACCAAGTTTGGTGATGCCTCCTTGAAAGATAGTCTTCTAAGTGATGGATTGATTGACGCATTTCATTCATATCACATGGGAATAACAG CTGAAAATGTTGCTAGTAAATGGGGAATTAGTCGACAAGAACAAGACGAGTTTGCCCTCAACTCGCAACTAAAGGCCGAGACAGCCCAACAAAATGGTTATTTTAACAACGAGATGACAACAGTAACAATAAGCTCTAGAAAAG GTGATGTCATAGTTGACAAAGATGAATTTCCAAGACCTGGTTGCACTTTGGAGGGGTTCAGCAAGTTAAAACCAGCATTTGTGAAGGATGGTACGGGGACAGTTACAGCTGGGAATGCTTCAG GTATCAATGATGGAGCTTCAGCAGTAATCCTGATGTCTGAGAGAAATGCTAAGAGGCGTGGCCAGAGGGCATTAGCACGTGTCGTGTCCTGGGCACAAGCTGGGGTTGACCCATCCATCATGGGTACTGGACCAATTCCGGCTATTAAAAAAGCT ATAAGCAAAGCAAATTGGGATCTTAGTTCAGTTGATCTGTTTGAATTAAATGAAGCATTTGCAGCACAATCAATTGCTGTTATTCGTGATTTGGCTCTTGATCCAGCCAAG GTTAATATATGCGGAGGTGCAATAGCTTTAGGGCATCCAATTGGAACATCTGGAGCACGAATACTTGTGACCCTTGTACACCAGTTAAAGAGGACCAACAAAAAGCGGGGTGTCGCAGCTCTTTGTATCGGCGGTGGTATGGGCATTGCCATGTGTGTGGAAGCTCTATGA
- the LOC140055722 gene encoding histone deacetylase complex subunit SAP18-like, which yields MSSVVESRVTEVERPADKPVDREKCCPLLLRVFCNNGRHHRVDDFSRGLVPSNELQIYTWMDATLKELSSLVKEVNPEARKRGTYFDFAIVSPDTRRPVYRLREIGVTCSGRKGPDDNFTLAQKNFIIGDYIDIAVSTPPRGGGGIGGGGGGMGGGPPRREQWGR from the exons atgtctAGCGTTGTAGAATCCCGTGTAACAGAAGTTGAAAGACCTGCTGATAAGCCAGTTGATCGTGAAAAG TGTTGTCCTTTGTTACTACGTGTCTTCTGCAACAATGGTCGACATCATCGTGTAGACGATTTCAGCAGAGGTTTAGTGCCATCGAATGAACTTCAAATTTATACATG GATGGATGCAACCTTAAAAGAACTATCCAGCCTGGTGAAAGAAGTAAATCCAGAGGCACGTAAAAGAGGAACATACTTTGATTTTGCAATAGTTTCTCCGGATACACGGCGTCCAGTCTATCGCCTGCGAGAGATCGGCGTCACCTGCTCAGGACGAAAAGGACCAGATGATAATTTCACTCTTGCGCAAAAGAACTTTATAATTGGAGATTACATAGATATAGCAGTGAGCACACCTCCAAGAGGTGGTGGTGGAATTGGAGGTGGGGGTGGCGGTATGGGAGGAGGACCACCTAGACGTGAGCAGTGGGGACGATAG
- the LOC140055721 gene encoding ADP-ribosylation factor-like protein 6 yields the protein MGLFDFFSKLFSSNKKQAQVLCVGLDNSGKTTIINQLKPKDAQTEDIVPTIGFTVEKFRSLSVNFTVFDMSGQGKYRNLWEHYYKDAQAIIFVLDSSDKLRMVVAKEELELLLKHAEISTRCLPVLFFANKMDMRDALSSVKCSNMLDLDKIKDKPWHICASNALTGEGLHEGIQWLTDQIGSQRR from the exons atgGGTTTATTTGATTTCTTTTCAAAACTGTTCAGCTCAAATAAAAAGCAAGCCCAAGTTCTTTGTGTTGGTCTTGACAATAGTGGTAAAACCACCATAATTAATCAACTGAAACCAAAAGAT gCTCAGACTGAGGATATCGTTCCTACAATAGGTTTTACTGTGGAGAAATTCCGCTCACTATCTGTCAACTTTACAGTATTTGATATGTCTGGACAAGGCAAATACAGGAACCTATGGGAACATTATTACAA aGATGCTCAGGCTATAATATTTGTACTAGACAGTAGTGATAAATTAAGAATGGTAGTGGCCAAAGAGGAACTAGAGTTGCTACTAAAACATGCAG AAATTTCAACACGTTGTTTACCAGTGCTGTTTTTTGCCAACAAGATGGATATGCGTGATGCACTATCATCAGTGAAATGTTCAAACATGCTGGATCTTGATAAGATTAAAGATAAACCATGGCACATCTGTGCAAGTAATGCATTGACTGGAGAGGGTCTTCATGAGGGCATTCAATGGTTAACAG ACCAAATTGGTAGTCAACGAAGGTGA